A part of Schistosoma mansoni strain Puerto Rico chromosome W, complete genome genomic DNA contains:
- a CDS encoding putative pdz and lim domain protein, producing the protein MASQHCSIRLIRQDTSIPWGFRLEGGTDFGHSITIQHVNPGSIADYSGLRAGDHVVRINQSETKWMRHDDAKMEIIRSSNDLELFVQRSDIANTYTHQNNFSPSPKHSLSRSPKPVSPQPVNRQTIWQPKIVSSVQMSPNNSHNNHQAYGTHVNLEATSQNEESSSIGVKHNISPLPFGQSPPAPGENVLTKVGEGRYRKISHSSYNSPMGLYNQKNRNQTFERTLSNATGNQLDGAAPRVSPTTPPSMHCGSCGGFIRGVFVKVQGRIPMHPECLKCCKCGIGLRNIGYFYIKEQLYCETHAKQAAPPPEPGMKAVVVYK; encoded by the coding sequence atgGCTTCTCAACATTGTTCAATTCGTTTAATTCGTCAAGATACATCTATTCCATGGGGTTTTCGATTAGAAGGCGGTACTGATTTTGGTCATTCTATTACTATACAACATGTAAATCCTGGAAGTATAGCCGATTACAGTGGACTTCGGGCTGGTGATCATGTAGTACGAATTAATCAATCTGAAACTAAATGGATGAGACATGATGATGCGAAAATGGAGATCATACGATCAAGTAATGATTTAGAATTGTTTGTTCAACGTAGTGACATAGCAAATACATATACACATCAAAATAATTTTTCTCCATCACCAAAACATTCTTTAAGTAGATCACCAAAACCAGTTTCTCCACAACCAGTTAATCGACAAACTATTTGGCAACCTAAAATTGTTTCATCTGTTCAAATGTCACCAAATAATAGTCATAATAATCATCAAGCATATGGGACTCATGTTAATTTAGAGGCTACATCGCAAAATGAAGAGTCATCATCTATCGGAGTTAAACACAATATCTCACCACTTCCATTTGGTCAATCACCACCGGCACCCGGAGAAAACGTACTAACAAAAGTCGGTGAGGGACGTTATAGAAAAATTAGCCACTCATCATACAATTCACCTATGGGTTTATATAATCAAAAAAATAGAAATCAAACATTTGAAAGAACATTATCTAATGCTACAGGTAATCAACTTGATGGTGCAGCACCTCGAGTATCACCAACAACACCGCCATCAATGCATTGCGGATCATGTGGAGGTTTTATACGCGGTGTTTTTGTTAAAGTACAAGGTCGTATCCCAATGCATCCTGAATGCCTTAAATGTTGTAAATGTGGAATAGGTTTACGCAATATTGGTTATTTCTACATTAAAGAACAATTATATTGTGAAACTCATGCTAAACAGGCTGCACCACCTCCTGAACCTGGCATGAAAGCTGTTGTTGTTTATAAATAA